From the genome of Geoglobus ahangari, one region includes:
- a CDS encoding ATP-binding cassette domain-containing protein, with product MERYCYPSGVLAISGVEGVIEDSCFISGATGSGKSTLLRTFNGMIPDFYGGEFAGRVRVFGEKPSPKIAYFIMQNPAEQVTCLKVEDELIFPAVQLGTSIRDARTDARELAEEMGVAHLLDRMTFELSTGELQIVEILSAMLSGRRVVLMDEPFAHLSRRNVEKLLEILEDTFVIISDHRIEFSERFPERLDFGMRVDELPEIRGDVGDVVFQGSVVLREGELVAVVGDNGAGKTTLLKRVSEEMRRQGIAHGISLQNPSYHLTSRTVLEEVGSGELIRDFGLEELEGRHPQSLSQGQMRRVSLARAFRHDILLLDEPTAGQDVNFRNRLVYLLRKYRKAALIATHDESLAEKCDRVVEL from the coding sequence GTGGAGAGGTACTGCTATCCCAGCGGAGTCCTCGCCATCTCCGGGGTGGAGGGGGTTATTGAGGACAGCTGCTTCATCTCCGGAGCCACAGGGAGCGGGAAGAGCACGCTGCTCAGGACGTTCAACGGAATGATCCCGGACTTCTATGGTGGAGAGTTCGCTGGCAGGGTGAGAGTTTTTGGGGAGAAGCCATCTCCCAAGATCGCGTACTTCATCATGCAGAATCCGGCCGAGCAGGTGACATGCCTGAAAGTCGAGGACGAGCTCATCTTCCCAGCGGTTCAGCTCGGCACCAGCATCAGGGACGCGAGAACAGACGCAAGGGAGCTCGCTGAGGAGATGGGCGTGGCGCACCTCCTCGACAGAATGACGTTCGAACTTTCAACTGGCGAGCTCCAGATTGTCGAGATACTCTCGGCCATGCTCTCCGGCAGGAGGGTTGTGCTCATGGACGAGCCCTTTGCCCATTTGAGCAGGAGAAACGTGGAGAAGTTGCTTGAGATCCTCGAGGACACATTCGTCATCATCTCCGACCACCGCATCGAGTTCTCCGAGCGCTTTCCCGAGAGGCTGGACTTTGGGATGAGGGTTGATGAGCTCCCTGAGATTCGCGGTGACGTGGGTGATGTGGTCTTTCAGGGCTCAGTTGTGCTCAGGGAGGGGGAGCTGGTTGCGGTTGTTGGCGACAACGGGGCGGGGAAGACAACGCTGCTCAAGAGGGTCTCGGAGGAGATGAGGAGGCAGGGGATTGCCCACGGCATCTCCCTGCAGAATCCCAGCTACCACCTCACCTCCAGAACGGTTCTCGAGGAGGTGGGGAGTGGAGAGCTCATCAGGGACTTCGGGCTTGAGGAGCTGGAGGGCAGGCATCCCCAGTCCCTCAGCCAGGGTCAGATGAGGAGGGTGAGTCTGGCGAGGGCATTCAGGCACGATATTCTCCTTCTGGACGAGCCAACAGCAGGACAGGACGTGAACTTCCGGAATAGGCTCGTTTACCTGCTCAGGAAGTACAGGAAGGCCGCGCTGATAGCAACACACGACGAGAGCCTTGCAGAGAAGTGTGACAGGGTGGTGGAGCTTTGA
- a CDS encoding MBL fold metallo-hydrolase: MEVRVAKVYNPYPAGETNVYIINDELVFDSGINLPQSVDMLKKALSDANLDFEGARLVISHPHADHFGSAYLFRNVMAHENACHKLYDAEKRYFELVYAHFGLEGMPEALAEKMRERAEKKYAGLVKPCTCCGRVGEKIEANGDVLDVIHVPGHSYGHIALYHRESGSLFSGDILLDGITPNPVIEPLNEFERMPVLEQYLNTLKKLYGLEVSRVYPGHRGVIENHRKVIEEYVRSFENRSFQVLEIADEKTAFEIATTLFDDIRQLFLIMSETIAQVDFLANRGFLERGDDGRYRVTAERRELEEEWRGIKEEIFRA; this comes from the coding sequence ATGGAGGTCAGAGTTGCCAAGGTTTACAACCCCTATCCGGCTGGAGAGACGAACGTTTACATAATAAACGACGAGCTCGTGTTTGATTCTGGAATAAACCTCCCTCAATCTGTTGACATGCTGAAAAAAGCTTTGAGCGATGCAAACCTCGACTTCGAGGGTGCCAGACTCGTGATCTCGCACCCCCATGCAGACCACTTTGGCTCGGCATACCTGTTCAGGAACGTGATGGCCCATGAGAACGCGTGCCACAAGCTCTACGACGCGGAGAAAAGATACTTCGAGCTCGTCTACGCCCACTTCGGCCTTGAGGGCATGCCCGAGGCACTTGCGGAGAAGATGAGAGAGAGGGCGGAGAAGAAGTACGCCGGGCTCGTAAAACCATGCACGTGCTGTGGGAGGGTTGGCGAGAAAATTGAGGCGAACGGTGACGTGCTGGACGTCATCCACGTTCCCGGGCATTCCTACGGCCACATAGCCCTCTACCACAGGGAGAGCGGTTCGCTCTTCTCGGGAGACATACTGCTGGACGGCATAACACCCAACCCCGTGATAGAGCCGCTGAACGAGTTCGAGAGGATGCCCGTTCTCGAGCAGTACCTGAACACGCTGAAGAAGCTATACGGGCTTGAGGTGAGCAGGGTTTACCCGGGGCACAGAGGAGTGATAGAGAACCACAGAAAGGTGATTGAGGAATACGTCAGGAGCTTCGAGAACAGGAGCTTTCAGGTTCTCGAAATTGCGGATGAAAAGACCGCATTCGAGATCGCCACGACGCTCTTCGACGACATCAGGCAGCTCTTCCTTATAATGTCCGAAACCATCGCTCAGGTGGACTTTCTCGCAAACAGGGGATTTCTGGAGAGGGGAGACGACGGGAGGTACAGAGTTACAGCAGAGAGAAGAGAGCTCGAGGAAGAGTGGAGAGGAATAAAAGAAGAGATATTCCGAGCATGA
- a CDS encoding signal recognition particle protein Srp54, whose amino-acid sequence MALDALKDVVRKIARSSSIDKHLVDEVVKDIQRALIRADVNVKQVKEITDAIKKRALSDEPLKSLNPREHIIKIVYEELLKGVGEGLEIPLEKARIMLVGLQGSGKTTTTAKLAKYFKDRGMKTAVIAADTWRPAAYDQLKQLAESIGVGFYGEKGEKDAVKIVKKGLEELKDYDMIIIDTAGRHALEDELIKEMVEIEKVAKPDYKFLVLDAAIGQLASKQAQAFHDAIGIDGIIITKFDGTAKGGGALSAARQIQIPIAFIGSGERVDDLDRFDPAGFISRLLGMGDIKALLEKIERITQEEELDPEKFLKGEFTLKDVYKQIEAMNKMGPIRKIFEMLPLGMSVKVDDDALEMTQEKMKRFRVIMDSMTEEELLNPKIIDGSRIKRIAIGSGTSPQEVKELLKYYNTMKSLMKRMKKGRLPMKGLKMGF is encoded by the coding sequence ATGGCTCTTGACGCTCTCAAGGATGTTGTGCGAAAAATCGCAAGGTCATCCTCAATTGACAAGCACCTCGTTGATGAGGTTGTTAAGGATATTCAGAGGGCCCTGATCAGGGCTGATGTTAATGTAAAGCAGGTTAAGGAGATAACCGACGCCATCAAGAAGAGGGCACTGAGCGATGAGCCCCTGAAGAGCCTGAATCCGAGGGAGCACATCATCAAGATCGTTTACGAGGAGCTTCTGAAGGGGGTTGGAGAGGGCCTTGAGATCCCCCTCGAGAAGGCCAGAATAATGCTCGTCGGTCTGCAGGGGAGCGGTAAGACGACAACAACGGCAAAGCTCGCCAAGTACTTCAAGGACAGGGGAATGAAGACCGCCGTAATAGCGGCAGACACCTGGAGGCCCGCTGCCTATGACCAGCTCAAGCAGCTTGCAGAAAGCATCGGTGTTGGCTTTTACGGCGAGAAGGGGGAGAAGGACGCGGTAAAGATCGTCAAAAAAGGGCTTGAGGAGCTCAAGGACTACGACATGATAATAATCGACACCGCAGGAAGGCACGCGCTCGAGGACGAGCTGATAAAGGAGATGGTCGAGATCGAGAAGGTCGCGAAGCCGGACTACAAGTTTCTGGTGCTTGACGCTGCAATAGGCCAGCTCGCGTCAAAGCAGGCGCAGGCGTTTCATGATGCGATAGGCATAGACGGGATAATCATCACAAAGTTCGACGGAACCGCCAAGGGTGGAGGCGCTCTATCCGCGGCAAGGCAGATTCAGATACCCATAGCATTCATAGGCTCTGGAGAGAGGGTTGATGATCTGGATCGCTTCGATCCTGCAGGTTTCATCTCGAGGCTCCTCGGGATGGGAGACATAAAGGCGCTGCTGGAGAAGATAGAGCGGATAACTCAGGAGGAAGAGCTCGATCCGGAGAAATTCCTCAAGGGTGAGTTCACGCTGAAGGATGTCTACAAGCAGATCGAGGCCATGAACAAGATGGGGCCGATAAGGAAGATATTCGAGATGCTCCCCTTGGGCATGTCTGTGAAGGTTGACGACGATGCTCTGGAGATGACTCAGGAGAAGATGAAGAGGTTCAGGGTGATAATGGACTCGATGACTGAAGAGGAGCTGCTAAACCCGAAGATCATAGACGGCTCGAGGATAAAGAGGATAGCAATCGGCAGCGGAACATCTCCGCAGGAGGTCAAGGAGCTGCTGAAGTACTACAACACCATGAAGAGCCTGATGAAGAGGATGAAGAAGGGCAGGCTGCCGATGAAGGGGCTGAAGATGGGGTTCTGA
- a CDS encoding ribbon-helix-helix domain-containing protein produces MGTITISLNDEIERKLREHARNGGKGALSKVIEQALRLYFSKIEERKTVFRAFKGDEQVAEAENLEELAEILKAKKIDPREVTILSSKPVKPVVRRGWR; encoded by the coding sequence ATGGGTACAATTACGATATCTCTGAACGATGAAATTGAGAGGAAGCTGAGAGAGCATGCAAGGAATGGTGGTAAAGGAGCGCTGTCAAAAGTCATAGAGCAAGCTCTCAGACTATACTTCTCAAAAATTGAAGAACGTAAAACAGTTTTCAGAGCTTTTAAGGGAGATGAGCAGGTTGCAGAGGCAGAAAATCTGGAAGAGCTGGCAGAAATCCTGAAAGCAAAGAAGATAGATCCGAGAGAAGTAACCATTCTGTCCTCAAAGCCGGTAAAGCCCGTGGTGAGGAGAGGATGGAGATAG
- a CDS encoding clan AA aspartic protease: protein MEIVDGTPLIEIRIENPLLSTSFPEDGSVLALIDTGFEGFAIVPEEVFRNARFSELKLIERNLLMPDKRLIKSVGAFGRIIVTSLNTYRDGFIETSENVEEVVLGAEFLRGFRITLDYCAASVSIDQC from the coding sequence ATGGAGATAGTCGATGGCACACCGCTGATAGAGATTCGCATAGAAAACCCCCTGCTTTCTACGTCATTCCCAGAAGATGGCAGCGTTCTTGCACTGATTGATACTGGCTTCGAGGGATTCGCAATCGTTCCGGAGGAGGTGTTCAGAAATGCCCGTTTCAGCGAACTCAAGCTCATCGAGCGAAATCTGTTAATGCCGGACAAGCGACTCATAAAGTCTGTTGGAGCATTTGGCAGGATAATTGTGACTTCCCTCAACACTTACAGGGATGGGTTTATCGAAACGTCGGAAAATGTTGAGGAAGTGGTTTTGGGGGCCGAATTTCTCAGAGGGTTCAGGATAACTCTCGATTACTGTGCAGCTTCGGTTTCCATCGACCAGTGCTAA
- the rnhB gene encoding ribonuclease HII produces MRIAGIDEAGKGPVIGPLVVCGVACDEGLLKKLSELGVRDSKKLTPKRRKEIAEKLKELLDWETIVIQPAELDRMMEKKTINEILKEACVRIISKLNPDVAFVDSFDVKPERLARELEQMTGCKIVAKHCGEEEPVVAAASIMAKCLRDEMVERLKEEHGDFGSGYASDERTRRWLEERLKDGEVPDIVRRKWKTVDRMMKGLKQRSLFEF; encoded by the coding sequence ATGAGAATTGCAGGAATTGACGAGGCTGGAAAGGGCCCGGTTATTGGCCCACTTGTGGTTTGCGGTGTTGCGTGTGATGAGGGGCTGCTGAAAAAGCTTTCTGAGCTTGGAGTCAGGGATTCGAAGAAGCTCACACCTAAGAGAAGGAAGGAGATTGCTGAAAAGCTGAAGGAACTGCTCGACTGGGAGACTATAGTGATTCAGCCGGCAGAGCTCGACAGAATGATGGAGAAGAAGACGATAAACGAGATTCTGAAGGAGGCATGCGTCAGAATAATTTCGAAGCTCAACCCGGACGTGGCTTTCGTGGACAGCTTCGACGTGAAGCCCGAGAGGCTTGCGAGAGAGCTCGAGCAGATGACGGGATGCAAGATCGTTGCGAAGCACTGTGGCGAGGAGGAGCCTGTTGTTGCCGCGGCATCGATCATGGCCAAGTGCCTCAGAGATGAGATGGTTGAAAGGCTGAAGGAGGAGCACGGCGATTTTGGAAGTGGGTACGCTTCGGACGAGAGAACGAGGAGGTGGCTGGAGGAGAGGCTGAAAGACGGTGAGGTTCCGGACATAGTCCGGAGAAAGTGGAAGACTGTTGACAGGATGATGAAGGGTTTGAAGCAGAGGAGCCTGTTCGAGTTCTGA
- a CDS encoding type II toxin-antitoxin system VapC family toxin: MKLLLDTSFLIELKKRNKKAIRALEERKNACEDLLVSAITVYELMVGAKFVWKKHGDAKEFIKIGEMLKALTKVPVDEKVVERAAEVRATLMLKGIDVPDIDILIACSDPDCEVLTFDRDFEKLKEVGIKVTVLDR, translated from the coding sequence TTGAAGCTTCTGCTTGATACCTCATTTCTAATAGAGCTCAAAAAGAGAAACAAGAAGGCAATCAGAGCGCTTGAGGAGCGGAAAAATGCCTGCGAAGACCTGCTGGTGAGCGCAATAACTGTCTACGAGCTCATGGTTGGTGCGAAGTTTGTTTGGAAGAAGCACGGAGACGCGAAGGAGTTCATTAAAATAGGTGAGATGCTGAAGGCGCTGACGAAAGTGCCGGTTGATGAGAAAGTTGTTGAGAGAGCAGCCGAGGTTAGGGCGACGCTCATGTTAAAGGGCATAGACGTTCCGGACATAGACATTCTCATAGCCTGCAGCGATCCAGACTGCGAGGTGCTCACATTCGACAGGGACTTTGAGAAGCTGAAGGAAGTGGGTATAAAGGTCACGGTGCTCGATAGATAA
- a CDS encoding antitoxin VapB family protein: MKTITISDDVYEKLLRLKGKKSFSAIIDELISRNVEKRVDLLIRASEEAGYEEELEKVSREIRKSFRVRL; the protein is encoded by the coding sequence ATGAAAACAATAACAATATCGGATGATGTTTACGAGAAGCTTCTCAGACTTAAGGGAAAGAAGAGCTTCAGCGCAATCATAGACGAGCTGATATCAAGAAACGTGGAAAAGAGGGTAGATCTGCTCATCAGAGCTTCGGAGGAGGCGGGATACGAGGAAGAGCTGGAGAAAGTATCCAGAGAGATCAGAAAGAGCTTCAGGGTGAGACTTTGA
- a CDS encoding menaquinone biosynthesis decarboxylase → MAYEDLREFIARLEQEGELARISREVSVELEITEIADRAVKQNGKALLFENPKGYDIPVLINAFASERRIKLALETDRLESIGEKLVELARMKPESVLDGLKALSSAKDLVSFIPKKVRSGPVKEVVDHNPNLLKFPILKCWPQDGGRFITFPVVITKDPETGVLNAGMYRMQVFDERTTGMHWQIHKHGALHYKKLKEMGVDRLEVAVAIGVDPATLYASTAPLPENMSEFMFAGFIRKKRLKMVDCETVDLQVPATAEIVLEGYVKLDEFRIEGPFGDHTGYYTPPEPYPVFHVECITHRENPIYHATVVGKPPMEDAWLGKATERIFLPMIKMIHPEIVDMNLPISATFHNLAIVSIKKRYPGHARKVMFSIWGTGMLSLTKVVIVVDDDVNVHDMNEVIWAVTSRFDPARDVVVIPDSPLDSLDHASYKPNLGGKLGIDATKKWREEGYEREWPDVVKMDEETKRKVDGYWDEIKRLIFG, encoded by the coding sequence ATGGCCTACGAAGACCTCAGAGAATTCATTGCCAGACTCGAGCAGGAGGGCGAGCTGGCGAGGATAAGCAGAGAGGTTAGCGTTGAGCTCGAAATCACCGAGATTGCTGACAGGGCTGTCAAGCAGAACGGGAAGGCTCTGCTATTCGAAAATCCAAAGGGCTATGACATTCCGGTTCTGATAAACGCTTTTGCGAGTGAAAGGCGAATCAAGCTCGCCCTTGAGACTGACAGGCTTGAGAGCATTGGAGAAAAGCTGGTTGAGCTTGCGAGAATGAAGCCCGAATCAGTTCTCGACGGCCTCAAGGCATTGTCCTCTGCAAAAGACCTGGTGAGCTTCATCCCCAAAAAGGTGAGGAGCGGGCCGGTTAAGGAGGTCGTGGATCACAACCCCAACCTGCTGAAGTTTCCGATTCTGAAGTGCTGGCCTCAGGATGGCGGGAGGTTCATAACTTTCCCGGTTGTGATAACCAAGGACCCAGAGACTGGCGTATTGAATGCGGGAATGTACAGGATGCAGGTTTTTGATGAAAGAACAACGGGAATGCACTGGCAGATCCACAAGCACGGAGCCCTGCACTACAAGAAGCTGAAGGAGATGGGAGTGGACAGGTTAGAGGTTGCGGTTGCGATTGGCGTCGATCCCGCCACGCTTTACGCCTCAACCGCTCCATTGCCAGAGAACATGAGCGAGTTCATGTTTGCAGGTTTCATCAGAAAGAAGAGGCTGAAGATGGTTGACTGCGAGACTGTCGATCTGCAGGTTCCTGCTACTGCTGAGATCGTGCTTGAGGGCTACGTGAAGCTAGACGAGTTCAGAATTGAGGGGCCTTTCGGCGATCACACCGGCTACTACACCCCACCCGAGCCTTATCCAGTCTTTCACGTTGAGTGCATAACCCACCGTGAGAACCCGATTTATCATGCTACAGTGGTCGGAAAGCCCCCGATGGAGGATGCGTGGCTTGGAAAGGCAACTGAAAGAATCTTTCTGCCCATGATTAAGATGATCCATCCCGAGATCGTGGACATGAACCTGCCCATTTCTGCTACATTCCACAATCTGGCAATAGTCTCCATAAAGAAGCGCTATCCGGGACATGCGAGGAAGGTCATGTTCTCGATATGGGGCACGGGGATGCTCAGCCTGACCAAGGTCGTGATTGTGGTGGATGATGATGTGAATGTGCACGACATGAATGAGGTCATCTGGGCTGTTACGAGCAGGTTCGATCCTGCGAGGGATGTGGTGGTTATCCCGGACTCACCTCTCGACAGCCTTGATCACGCGTCTTACAAACCAAACCTCGGAGGAAAGCTGGGTATTGACGCGACGAAGAAGTGGAGGGAAGAAGGCTACGAGAGGGAGTGGCCGGACGTCGTCAAGATGGATGAAGAAACTAAGAGGAAGGTGGATGGGTACTGGGATGAGATAAAGAGGCTGATATTCGGCTAA
- a CDS encoding GNAT family N-acetyltransferase: MDFEISDRKIKLKVDGKTVSWLNYEAEEGRIHLIDTHTAEGFGGKGYAGQLVEFALKYAERFDEILISCPYIKRWIEKRGYRSERIKFTELLRFKEETEVFNRYHEPEAVARYAGYEDGLVRVRFSGYMCTTCGVYDYFEDLIQEVDAEIVDYKEDDEGFLVTYRLNGL, encoded by the coding sequence ATGGATTTCGAAATTTCCGATCGGAAGATCAAGCTGAAAGTGGATGGAAAAACGGTCTCATGGCTGAACTATGAGGCTGAAGAGGGCAGGATCCACCTGATAGACACCCACACCGCCGAGGGGTTCGGTGGAAAGGGGTATGCCGGACAGTTGGTGGAGTTCGCGTTGAAGTACGCCGAGAGATTCGACGAGATTCTCATCTCCTGCCCGTACATAAAGAGGTGGATCGAGAAGAGAGGCTACAGAAGCGAAAGGATCAAGTTCACCGAGCTGCTCAGGTTCAAGGAGGAGACCGAGGTGTTCAATCGCTACCACGAGCCAGAAGCTGTCGCGAGGTATGCGGGATACGAGGACGGACTCGTGAGGGTCAGGTTCTCAGGATACATGTGCACGACGTGTGGAGTTTACGACTACTTCGAAGACCTGATTCAGGAGGTCGATGCGGAGATTGTGGATTACAAAGAAGATGATGAGGGGTTCCTTGTAACATACCGGCTGAATGGGCTTTAG
- a CDS encoding DMT family transporter — MINYLLLTIAVMAVSSASILAVLAGAPGTAASFWRFLISSLIMLAIYRTLPARRVMRYSLISGFALALHMSAWIESLFHASVALSTAIVCTHSIFSGIFASLLGERVRLREVLGILVAIAGIYMLSGADYYAEPVGVALAFIGAVAGGVYFVSAKFSAGENFGEYVVSTYITAAIFAGIFAVLRGDALTGYSLETFTYFALLAIIPMSAGHTILNYLIRRMKVVTVTGSVLGEVVGSTILAALILGQKLTVEAYIYLSVILLGIFIAVAKVD, encoded by the coding sequence ATGATTAACTACCTCCTCCTGACCATTGCGGTGATGGCGGTCTCATCTGCCTCCATACTCGCGGTTCTCGCCGGTGCCCCCGGAACTGCAGCGAGCTTCTGGAGGTTCCTGATCTCTTCCCTGATAATGCTCGCAATTTACAGAACACTTCCAGCAAGGAGGGTCATGAGGTACTCGCTGATCTCGGGCTTCGCCCTCGCGCTTCACATGTCCGCATGGATTGAATCCCTCTTCCACGCCTCCGTTGCGCTCAGCACGGCGATAGTGTGCACGCACTCAATATTCTCCGGGATCTTCGCGTCCCTTCTCGGGGAAAGGGTAAGGCTCAGGGAGGTGCTCGGGATACTCGTGGCGATAGCGGGCATTTACATGCTGAGCGGAGCTGACTACTACGCAGAGCCAGTCGGCGTTGCGCTCGCGTTTATTGGGGCGGTGGCCGGTGGTGTGTACTTTGTCTCCGCAAAGTTCTCAGCAGGTGAGAACTTTGGGGAGTACGTGGTCTCCACTTACATAACCGCGGCAATCTTCGCTGGCATATTTGCTGTGCTGAGGGGAGACGCTCTCACCGGCTACTCTCTCGAGACGTTCACGTACTTTGCCTTGCTCGCGATCATACCGATGTCTGCGGGCCACACGATACTCAACTACCTGATAAGGAGGATGAAGGTCGTGACTGTAACGGGGAGCGTTCTGGGGGAGGTTGTGGGCTCCACAATCCTCGCCGCCCTAATTCTCGGTCAGAAGCTTACGGTTGAGGCCTACATCTACCTCTCGGTGATTCTGCTCGGGATATTCATCGCGGTGGCAAAGGTGGATTAG
- the cobA gene encoding uroporphyrinogen-III C-methyltransferase, which translates to MVGKVYIIGAGPGDPELITVKGMRALESSDVILHDALVSRALIERFEKLGKEIINVGKRGRHGVRQDEINELMLLHAKAGRTVARLKGGDPLIFGRCGDEIEFLRRHGIPFEIVPGVSSVNGVPASISLPLTDRALSSSLTVISGREDLSLSTILGGTIVVMMGRDRMDVVAERLVEIGVDPETPAVAVENGTMSNQRAVAGILRNIGEKIAEAEMSGPVLVIIGRVAGRFHPP; encoded by the coding sequence ATGGTTGGGAAGGTCTACATAATCGGCGCTGGCCCCGGAGACCCGGAGCTCATAACCGTTAAGGGAATGAGGGCGCTCGAGAGCTCTGACGTGATTCTGCACGACGCCCTTGTGAGCAGAGCTTTGATTGAGAGGTTCGAGAAGCTCGGAAAGGAGATCATCAACGTGGGGAAGAGGGGGAGGCATGGAGTCAGGCAGGATGAGATAAACGAGCTCATGCTCCTGCACGCTAAAGCCGGAAGGACTGTTGCGAGGCTCAAGGGTGGAGATCCGCTGATCTTTGGCAGGTGTGGGGACGAGATCGAGTTTCTCAGAAGGCACGGCATACCCTTCGAGATCGTACCGGGTGTCAGCTCGGTTAACGGAGTCCCGGCTTCTATCTCCCTTCCGCTGACGGACAGGGCTCTCTCGTCCTCTCTCACAGTCATTTCCGGCAGGGAGGATCTATCGCTCAGCACGATCCTCGGGGGAACGATAGTCGTTATGATGGGCAGGGACAGGATGGATGTCGTGGCTGAAAGGCTTGTGGAGATTGGCGTTGACCCGGAAACGCCTGCTGTTGCGGTTGAAAATGGCACGATGAGCAATCAGAGGGCTGTTGCAGGCATCCTCAGGAACATTGGGGAAAAAATTGCCGAGGCGGAAATGTCAGGGCCGGTGCTCGTGATCATCGGGAGGGTTGCCGGGAGGTTTCACCCACCCTGA
- a CDS encoding sirohydrochlorin chelatase, whose amino-acid sequence MRKGLVIVGHGSQLPHYNRVMELHAERIRKFGIFDEVEIAFVARNRKPSPDEAVRGMDCDVVYLVPLFISYGLHVTEDLPDFFGFERREGVKEGEFDGKRVIICEPIGEDIFLTYAVLNSVFRVGETSRQPSR is encoded by the coding sequence ATGAGGAAGGGTCTTGTTATTGTAGGGCACGGCAGCCAGCTCCCCCACTACAACAGGGTGATGGAGCTGCATGCAGAGAGGATAAGAAAGTTCGGGATATTCGACGAGGTGGAGATCGCGTTCGTGGCGAGGAACAGGAAGCCCTCGCCAGACGAGGCCGTGAGGGGGATGGACTGCGACGTGGTGTACCTCGTGCCCCTGTTCATCTCCTACGGTCTGCACGTAACGGAAGACCTGCCCGACTTCTTCGGGTTCGAGAGGAGAGAGGGCGTGAAGGAGGGCGAGTTTGACGGAAAGAGGGTGATCATCTGCGAGCCCATAGGGGAGGACATCTTCCTGACCTACGCGGTGCTGAACTCCGTGTTCAGGGTGGGTGAAACCTCCCGGCAACCCTCCCGATGA
- the cbiE gene encoding precorrin-6y C5,15-methyltransferase (decarboxylating) subunit CbiE, whose product MLWVVGVGLREEHITEEGKKAISRADVVYGSRRAVEVAKRFIRGDIRVMERFGEEVYRKIEEEGRESEIAVLSTGDPMIAGMGRFFRNARIVPGISSVQIALSRLGVDLCDVVVVNAHSRNDVKAVPGRNLLILARKGVRVEFPGKRIVVLERLCSEDERVFEVDGNFLVEDDYTIVFVEVVE is encoded by the coding sequence GTGCTCTGGGTCGTGGGAGTGGGTCTCAGGGAGGAACACATAACAGAGGAGGGCAAAAAAGCAATATCGAGGGCAGATGTTGTTTACGGGAGTAGGAGGGCAGTAGAGGTGGCCAAGAGGTTCATCAGAGGAGATATCAGAGTTATGGAGAGGTTCGGCGAAGAGGTCTACAGAAAAATAGAGGAAGAGGGGAGAGAATCGGAGATTGCTGTTCTCTCCACCGGAGACCCGATGATTGCCGGCATGGGGAGGTTTTTCAGAAATGCGAGGATTGTGCCGGGAATTTCGAGCGTGCAAATCGCTCTTTCAAGGCTCGGGGTTGATCTGTGCGATGTCGTTGTTGTAAACGCCCACAGCAGGAACGATGTGAAAGCTGTGCCGGGGAGGAACCTGCTCATTCTCGCGAGGAAGGGAGTCAGGGTGGAATTTCCCGGTAAAAGGATCGTGGTGCTCGAAAGGTTGTGCAGCGAGGATGAGAGGGTGTTTGAGGTTGATGGGAACTTTCTGGTTGAGGACGACTACACGATAGTCTTTGTAGAGGTGGTGGAATGA